GAAAAAAGCTCTATACAAGAAAAACAGtttatccaattttttataACGAATCTTGTAATAAAGCATCATAATTTGAGCAAAAGGGTACATATATAGGCTTCAAAGAATATACTATACACATGCATCTTGTGTGCATGTTTAGGAAtaccttaattattattattataaaagaatatatagtTTTCTAAAAGTTGCTTTTTACTTCATGTTTTGTTTATATagaaaggtaaaataaaaatgattattttaagaaaatggtaACGCCAATACTTACAATCgattttaagtaatttaaacgcagtaatattcaatatattaaaaataaatttaggcgatttttatatttttaagtaaatacATTTTCTCCATAAAACATACCTTTAGATACTTCAAATCAACTCTAACTCTAAGGCTTGATGTTAACAAATATATTACACTTAagtcttttatcatttttttaataaaaataatgttatgaCTAAAAAATCTTACACTTGTCAACTTTGAGAGATTTAAATACACTATTCTCTTTTCATATTTTaggatatataatttttttcaattaataaatgaaaatacacCACAATTTtccaacaattttatttttctatgaaaaatatattattctataaagaatataatttgTTGAGGAGGAAActatttgttaatatatttgtgcatttttttacaaaaatatatgttactCAATTGAGtaaattctttgttttcataatatgtttttttaacataaattccTTCACTATTTCTCatcatttttaatcatttcaGAATAATCATATGTCAATTTGATCCACATGTttgttatgaaaattttatttattttaattaattttataatagacaatttattttattttttgattttaaattataaattttctatttatttttaatcatttaatccttaaaaaatatttattttaaagattaaataatGCATAAATtggcaatataaaaaaattactcaacTAATCAGTAATATTTGTCACATACGATAATTTGGTTGACATTATTTAGAAGTTATTACTAACTTTATTtctgattaattaataatgtaaaaaaatacactatTGGTATCTAGAAatcttctttgtaaataaattgaaataactatattaaaggaaaacatttttaagagttatttttcaatgaaagaatatatattaagaattttTCCTTAAACGAGAGTGTTTATAAGAGTTTTATAAATCTCATTGATTTTTCTACGGGATCAATGGCATTGATAAACATCTGTAATCCTAATTTCATATATCgggcatttaatttaattttttaagtttttatttgtttcaaatatatcttaattttaattttaaagttaattagATTGAAAAGAACTGCCGTATCACTTATTCAATGAATATATGTaatgaaaaaaatcaagaaaacgTTTGTCCTTTGATCAAGATAAAAAACAAGtagcttaaaaaaattgattatctcaaactaattttctatttattcttatctgtatatttgatttatcagaattatttatctttttttaccatttttttcatttctagtattaaatttcattatctttaaaagaattatcagatgattaaaaataatcttatattataatataaattatttatattaaatttaaaatataatttatatgttcaaaaatatttattattacaaattttaattaaaaattaaactgtcTTAAATCACGATGACGATGCCGAACAGTTAATACTGAAGAAAACTAAAAAGCACTGTTTGGTGAGCCTGCATACCGATCCTTTTAAAAAgttacttaaaagttaaaagtcatttaaatattatttaaaaaaaataaaaatactaattctaacacataaaaaacatatttaaatttactatttactcataagaaaaaaaatcgacGATTCTTAtcgaataaaaaaatagaagaaaaattgcGACGATCGAGCAAGGTGGAGAAACAGGGATCAGTGTAGAGGAAGAGCATCAGTGTTGTGAGAACTGAGGACAATGTCTTCTGAATTGCCAAGTTCTGTTCGCAAAGGTACTATGATCCTTCGTCGATCActcaaacttttctttttttcattttctgaattggGTTTTGGTCTTTGTTGCAGTGGTTGTTCATCTCAGAGCCACCGGCGATGCTCCTATCCTCAAGCAATCCAAATTCAAGGTATCCCCTTTCGACTTCCTTTTTAATGGGTTTCTTTTATTTCTCATCAAAATTGTTAATTCAACAAACTCCCTTTACttgctttcctttttttttttaaagaaaattcttCTGATGTCAGTTATACTTAGTTTGTTGCAAATGCAAGTTTGTGGGTGTGAGAGATGGTTCTTAAATCTGAATTGATGATGGAGATGTTCTTTTGCCTGGATTTTTGTATGCTTTTCAATTACGTGGGTATTCGAATTTTCATAATTGGTTAGGTTGAcccaaattaatatttacatcTTAAATTGTATGTTTAAGACCTTCTATTTGGaccttaatttaaataaataatgcagAATTAACTGAAAAATTTGGTGTGGTTTAGGTGAACTGATAACTGGGATaaatcttatttctttttcttttgctgcCTAAGATTAGTAACTAAATGGCATTatggtttggtttgatttgaagATCCCaatttgtgactcttttgaGGTCAAGAGGCtgtctatataattttttgaggACTGTAGATGATTACTATCCAGTTCAGTGAGGTGAATTAGATCTTGGCTAGCATTTGCTTGAATTGATTTGCTTTGGTGGCACAAGGATTTGTGCCTTAGTTCATAGTGGTTGGTTAGGATGTAACTCATGTAAGGGAAAGCAGGATGTTTGAAGGACATGATAGTCATTGTGAGGAAAATACTAGATGTAACTTATTTTGAGGTGTACAAAATAATGTTCCTGTttcatatttcttattttttcttgttttgttttattgtttgttactttcaaattctattttgttctttttttcctGTACCATCGACATTAGGAGTGATGTGAAACAATATTCAGGGGAACTTTCTCAAACACAGGCTAGTCATTGCTGATTTTTTGCCTTTCAGAATTTCACTATATATACAGTTAGTAATTCAAGTTTTAGTTAAGTTAAACCATGCCAATTTGTTATTACTACAAGGGACAACCAAGTTTTATCTCACTAGGTGGGACTAGCTACATGGATGAATAGATTACATTGGAATTTATCAAAAAGACAAGTTATGTTATTCTCGCTCTAATAGAGATTACACACCAATTTTTGTGTTGATAGTGGAGAAAGAAGAttgcaaacatttttttttccttgtatgGCTTTTTATGTGCTTGTTGCTGATATGAATATATACACGTTTTCATGCATATGAAAAATGCAGGTTTGAGGAGCATCCCATTAAACTCAAAAAGTTCTAAACTCAATTCtgaaaatcattattttcagTAATCCTTGCAAAAACTTATTGAgcctaattatattataaatcttCTCTGCCCCAAAGTAAAAAtgaattctatatatatatttgatatgaCAGATAGCAGGAACTGATAAATTTGCTAAAGTGATAGACTTTCTTCGCCGACAGCTCCACAGGGAGACATTGGTAAACTGTCACTGTGTATTCTATTCCCGTCTATTTCTCTGTAGACCCTGCTTActcaatttttctttcctaatttTGCAGTTTGTATATGTCAATAGTGCCTTTTCACCAAACCCTGATGAATTGGTCATTGATTTGTTTAATGTAAGAAATCATCTAAACCCTTTACTCtgctaatatttatatattcattaaatGTAGACgttgcatatttttttattctggtGCTGCAGTTACTAATATTTCTTGCaattatgaatttataatatttatctcatttttGTTGTGGAAAAACAGTTGAGGAAAAATTTTAGCTTTATGCCTGACTGTATGTGCTTGGGACAATAGCAAATAGTTAGCGTTAAAATTTGATCAGTATTTGTTAAAAGTGGTTTTAACATTTCTGTAGCTACCTGTTTTTGATttgtaaaatagataaaaagggATTTTCAGCTCTCAATAAGTTATGTTTCAACCTGTAAAAGGGGATGAAAGTTAGGATCGTGGTATAATGCTGAATGTCAAATCCAATATccatttcctttccttttcgTTTTCTTTTCTCACTTTCAAATCATTCCTTATCACACTTGATGAAGTAAGAGGCAGAAGGACATTAAAACCACTTGCCCTAATTCATGTCAAGTGAATACGGATGAATAAGTgtgctgaaaataaaaaattgccaAACATTTCTTTCTTTGTGAGTAAATATTGTGCTTTTGCTAGGCCATGTCCTTTTTCTCTTATCTTAGCTGTAACATTCTATTTTACAAgtgtttagaaaaaatattagagTAATATGGAAGTCAATATTCTAATTGTTATATAGATTGTTTTGGTATCTCTTTAGATAATTTAATTATGCTGTTTCTGTTTCACGTTCTGTCATCAAGTTATTtcctttctctcttattttttttcagaattttggctttgatgGCAAACTGGTGGTCAACTACGCTTGTTCCATGGCATGGGGCTAACTCTGAATGATGGTTGCTGGTTACAAAAGCTCCATATTGTGAATACATTGTTTACTTTCAGAAATTCGGGACTTGCATATAATCACAGTACCCGATTTCTTTTGAACTTGAAGATTCTCACAAGATGTAAGTGCACAAAAGGTTTTACTTTAGGGGGGTAGACATTTAAAGCAAACTGGAGTCACCCATTTGGGCGTGTTCATGTGATAGTTATGGGTGATTATGGTTTGTACTTTGTACTGCTTGTTAAAATGCTAATCCTTCAGTTGTTCATCATgactttttgaaaaatatattttgctgCCAATACATATAAAAACATAGTCAATGGAGGCACATAAAAAGTTTAaagaataaatatgtttttcaaactttcttggatttattttttttatccgtagGAATGGAAGACGGATATTAGGAGGTTTACATTCACTCACGCTTCTTGTACAACCAATTGAAATGGACATTCTCGGTTGGATCCCATAAATATGCATTGAAAATAAAGTTAGAACTTCACCGTGCTAATTGACCGCCTTGAAACAATTAAATTCATTAGCATGTTTCTTAAAATGTGTTCAGACACAGTACCTGTGGTACTGTTGGTGCaattcttaaattaatattgGGCTTTTATCTCATATTGTACATGAATAAGGTTGTGCATCCTTGTGTATAGGGTGCATGCAAGCTTGTAAAGGGATTTTCTTCCTACACGGGAAGAAAATCTTTTACAcccaatattttttgaaatatttcaaaattatttctttttgaaatattgagggcgagccctggtgcagcggtaaagttgtgccttggtgacttgttggtcatgggttcgaattcGGAAatagcctctttgcatatgcaagggtaaggctgcgtcaGCGCCAATT
This region of Glycine max cultivar Williams 82 chromosome 7, Glycine_max_v4.0, whole genome shotgun sequence genomic DNA includes:
- the LOC100527905 gene encoding Ubiquitin-like protein ATG12-like, whose amino-acid sequence is MSSELPSSVRKVVVHLRATGDAPILKQSKFKIAGTDKFAKVIDFLRRQLHRETLFVYVNSAFSPNPDELVIDLFNNFGFDGKLVVNYACSMAWG